A genomic region of Nostoc sp. UHCC 0702 contains the following coding sequences:
- the lpxB gene encoding lipid-A-disaccharide synthase, whose translation MQIFISTGEVSGDLQGSLLIAAMKRQAVGLQLEIVALGGEKMAQAGATILSNTTAIGSMGLIESLPYILPTLQVQRQAIAYLKQNPPDLVVLIDYMGPNLGIGTYMQQHMPQVPVVYYIAPQEWVWSISLRNTSRIVGFTDKLLAIFPEEARYFREHGANVSWVGHPLVDRMQHAPSRLEARAKLGIELEQIAIALLPASRRQELKYLLPVIFQAAQTIQANLPQVHFWIPLSLEIYRQPIEEAIKRYGLRATVVSGLQKEVFAAADFAITKSGTVNLELALLNVPQVVVYRLNPVTVWIARKILKGSIPFASPTNLVVMKPIVPELLQEEATAENITQAAMELLLNSDRRQQTLADYAQMRRCLGELGVCDRAAQEILQMGLGTGN comes from the coding sequence ATGCAGATATTTATCAGCACTGGCGAGGTGTCTGGCGATTTGCAAGGGTCGCTGTTAATTGCGGCGATGAAGCGTCAAGCTGTGGGTTTGCAGTTAGAGATTGTGGCCCTCGGTGGCGAAAAGATGGCACAAGCAGGGGCAACTATTTTAAGCAATACCACTGCTATTGGCTCGATGGGATTGATAGAATCTCTGCCTTATATTTTGCCTACTCTCCAGGTACAACGCCAAGCGATCGCCTATTTAAAGCAAAATCCACCAGACTTGGTGGTGCTGATTGACTATATGGGGCCAAATCTCGGTATTGGTACTTATATGCAACAGCATATGCCACAAGTGCCTGTGGTCTATTACATCGCTCCTCAAGAGTGGGTATGGTCAATTAGTTTGCGTAATACTTCCCGAATTGTCGGTTTTACAGACAAGCTTTTGGCCATATTCCCAGAAGAAGCCCGTTATTTTAGGGAACATGGAGCAAATGTGAGTTGGGTGGGACATCCTCTGGTTGACCGAATGCAACACGCTCCCAGCCGCTTAGAAGCCCGTGCTAAATTGGGTATTGAACTAGAACAAATAGCGATCGCTCTCCTCCCCGCCTCTCGCCGCCAAGAACTAAAATATCTCTTACCAGTCATTTTTCAAGCTGCCCAAACTATTCAAGCGAATTTACCCCAAGTTCATTTTTGGATTCCTCTATCTCTGGAAATCTACAGACAGCCGATTGAGGAGGCAATTAAGCGTTACGGTTTACGGGCTACAGTTGTATCGGGTCTACAAAAGGAAGTATTTGCTGCTGCTGATTTTGCGATCACTAAATCTGGTACTGTCAATCTCGAACTTGCTTTGTTAAATGTGCCGCAAGTTGTGGTATACCGATTAAATCCTGTTACTGTTTGGATTGCCCGAAAAATTCTCAAAGGTTCCATACCTTTCGCTTCGCCAACCAATTTAGTCGTGATGAAGCCGATTGTGCCAGAGTTGTTACAAGAGGAAGCCACAGCAGAAAATATTACCCAAGCGGCAATGGAATTACTGCTAAATTCTGACCGTCGGCAGCAAACTTTAGCAGATTATGCTCAAATGCGGCGTTGTTTGGGAGAATTAGGAGTATGCGATCGCGCTGCTCAAGAAATTTTGCAAATGGGACTGGGGACTGGGAATTAG
- the lpxA gene encoding acyl-ACP--UDP-N-acetylglucosamine O-acyltransferase, whose product MKTLIHPTAVIHPKSELHSTVEVGAYAVIGAHVKVGPETIIGAHVVLEGPCEIGARNQIFTGAAIGMEPQDLKFVGEPTWVKIGDNNLIREYVTINRATGAGEATVIGNNNLLMAYVHVAHNCVIEDHVIIANSVALAGHVHIESRARLSGVLGVHQFVHIGGMSMVGGLARIDRDVPPYMLVEGNPARVRTLNLVGLKRSGMSSEDLQILKKAFRILYRSGLSFKDALEKLEQLGETEQLQHLRRFLLLSQMSGRRGLIPGKGKPTVSDE is encoded by the coding sequence TTGAAGACGCTTATTCATCCAACTGCTGTAATTCATCCTAAGTCGGAACTCCACTCAACAGTGGAAGTCGGTGCCTATGCTGTGATTGGAGCGCATGTCAAAGTGGGGCCTGAAACAATCATTGGCGCTCATGTAGTGCTAGAAGGGCCTTGTGAAATTGGGGCGCGAAATCAAATTTTTACAGGTGCAGCTATTGGCATGGAACCCCAGGATCTCAAGTTTGTGGGAGAACCGACTTGGGTCAAAATTGGCGATAACAACTTGATTCGTGAGTATGTCACCATTAACCGCGCCACTGGCGCAGGTGAAGCAACAGTCATTGGCAATAATAATTTGTTGATGGCTTATGTCCATGTAGCTCACAACTGCGTGATTGAAGACCATGTGATCATTGCTAATTCTGTGGCGTTGGCAGGTCATGTGCATATAGAATCACGAGCAAGGCTGAGCGGGGTTTTAGGTGTCCATCAATTTGTGCATATCGGTGGTATGTCGATGGTGGGTGGCTTAGCACGTATTGACCGGGATGTGCCGCCTTACATGCTGGTGGAAGGAAATCCAGCAAGAGTGCGAACCCTGAATCTGGTGGGACTCAAACGTTCTGGAATGAGTTCAGAGGATTTGCAAATACTCAAAAAAGCCTTCCGCATTCTCTACCGCTCTGGCTTAAGCTTTAAGGATGCGTTAGAAAAATTGGAGCAGTTGGGAGAAACTGAACAACTGCAACACCTGCGTCGCTTTTTGCTACTTTCTCAGATGTCAGGAAGGCGTGGTTTGATTCCTGGTAAGGGGAAACCAACTGTGAGCGATGAATGA
- the fabZ gene encoding 3-hydroxyacyl-ACP dehydratase FabZ — MSILTEVNSTNTTAPTSTEQQPNDETTSTPEIKTTFTSEEIQKLLPHRYPFLLVDKIIDYVPGKLAVGVKNITVNEPQFQGHFPGRPLMPGVLIVEAMAQVGGIVLKQLPGFEEGLFVFAGIDKVRFRRQVVPGDQLVMTVELLTIKQRRFGKMQARAEVDGQLASEGELMFSLIN; from the coding sequence ATGTCAATCCTCACCGAAGTCAATAGTACAAATACTACTGCACCTACATCTACCGAACAACAGCCTAATGATGAAACAACATCTACACCTGAGATTAAAACTACTTTCACATCCGAAGAAATTCAGAAGTTGCTACCCCACCGTTACCCATTTTTACTGGTAGACAAAATAATCGACTATGTGCCAGGGAAACTAGCTGTAGGGGTTAAAAACATTACTGTCAACGAACCCCAATTCCAAGGACACTTTCCTGGACGACCACTGATGCCAGGAGTGCTAATTGTAGAAGCAATGGCACAGGTTGGAGGTATTGTTTTAAAACAATTGCCTGGTTTTGAAGAGGGACTGTTTGTTTTTGCTGGTATCGATAAAGTGCGCTTTCGCCGCCAAGTAGTACCAGGTGATCAGCTGGTGATGACGGTGGAACTGTTAACGATCAAACAACGTCGTTTCGGTAAGATGCAAGCCCGTGCCGAGGTTGACGGTCAACTCGCTAGTGAAGGCGAATTGATGTTTTCTCTAATTAACTAA
- a CDS encoding UDP-3-O-acyl-N-acetylglucosamine deacetylase codes for MQQHTIAAEITQTGVGLHSGVSTVVRLLPAEAGSGRYFVRVDLPDLPIIPAQVAAVNQTVLSTQLGKGEVCVRTVEHLLAALAAMGVDNARIEIDGPEVPLLDGSAALWTASITQVGLVSQPAANNLVALNIKEPIWVYQGDAFACALPAPETRFSYGIDFDSSVIGNQWHSWSPAADVGKASVSFAGEIAPARTFGLLHQIEHLQKTGLIKGGSLDNALVCGPEGWLNPPLRFANEPVRHKILDLVGDLSLLGTFPHAHFLAYKASHNLHIQLAQKILDLGF; via the coding sequence ATGCAACAGCATACAATAGCGGCGGAAATTACCCAAACCGGAGTGGGACTGCATAGCGGTGTGAGTACCGTTGTACGGTTACTACCAGCTGAGGCAGGAAGTGGGCGCTACTTTGTGCGGGTGGATTTACCAGATTTACCGATAATTCCCGCCCAAGTTGCGGCGGTGAATCAAACTGTTCTCTCTACTCAATTGGGTAAAGGTGAAGTATGTGTCCGCACAGTAGAACATTTGTTGGCGGCGCTTGCGGCTATGGGTGTGGATAATGCCCGAATTGAAATTGATGGGCCTGAAGTACCACTTTTAGATGGTTCGGCAGCATTGTGGACAGCCAGCATTACCCAAGTTGGACTAGTATCACAACCAGCCGCTAACAATCTAGTGGCTCTAAATATTAAAGAGCCGATCTGGGTCTATCAAGGTGATGCTTTTGCTTGTGCCCTCCCAGCACCAGAAACCCGCTTTAGTTACGGTATTGACTTTGACTCGTCTGTTATTGGTAATCAATGGCACAGTTGGTCGCCTGCTGCTGATGTAGGGAAAGCTTCTGTTAGCTTTGCTGGAGAAATTGCTCCCGCCCGTACTTTTGGTTTATTGCATCAAATTGAACATTTACAAAAAACAGGGTTAATTAAAGGTGGCAGCTTAGATAATGCACTCGTTTGTGGGCCTGAAGGTTGGCTAAATCCACCATTAAGATTTGCAAATGAGCCAGTCCGTCATAAAATCTTGGATTTAGTAGGAGATTTGAGTTTACTAGGAACTTTTCCTCATGCTCATTTTTTAGCGTATAAAGCCAGCCACAATTTACACATTCAACTGGCTCAGAAAATTTTAGATTTGGGATTTTAG
- a CDS encoding BamA/TamA family outer membrane protein: MRLSPVLLAAVAITAPLCGSLSANAQTANSLKQTAEVFTPATNQQPENNTGKDLASQSLESHSKLTELKLPPDSESIVVGVFPAKSAAKATSEVIVPTLTTSTTAQIPQTTPDPAIQQPNSPPEISPPTTEQQTPSPTPETTPPEISPPTTEQQTPSPTPETTPPEISPPTTEQQTPAPTPETTPPQNNLNSPNATPETNEPRVLVSEVVVTPQTGQLSPELENQVYRVIRTQPGRTTTRSQLQEDINAIFGTGFFSNVQAVPEDTPLGVRVSFIVQPNPVLTRVEVQANPGTGVASVLPAGTTDEVFREQYGKILNLRDLQEGIKQLTKRYQDQGYVLANVIGAPQVTQNGVVTLQVAEGVVENVKVRFRNKEGQETDEKGQPIRGRTQEYIIKREVELKPGQVFNRNTVQRDLQRVYGLGLFEDVNVSLDPGTDPSKVDVVVNVAERSSGSIAAGAGISSASGLFGTVSYQQQNLNGRNQKLGAELQVGQRELLFDLRFTDPWIAGDPYRTSYTTNLFRRSSISLIFDGQDDNDIRTFDSRNITNEDAQDRPRVLRLGGGVTFTRPLSGNPYERSEWTASAGLQYQRVSTRDGDGKIKKEGALFNDEGQALGSDGKPIPNPQETPELIQTVPLSLSDEGQDDLLLLQLGAQRDRRNNPLQPTSGSYLRFGVDQSVPIGLGSILLTRLRGSYSQYLPVNFLSLTKGPQTLAFNLQGGTILGDLPPYEAFTLGGSNSVRGYEEGGLSSGRSYVQASVEYRFPVFSVVSGALFFDVGSDLGTTTRAAEVLNKNGTGYGYGVGVRVQSPLGPIRIDYGLSDDGDSRINFGIGERF; the protein is encoded by the coding sequence ATGCGTTTATCTCCCGTATTGCTGGCTGCTGTCGCAATTACAGCACCCTTATGCGGTTCGCTGAGTGCAAATGCACAAACCGCTAACAGTCTAAAACAAACAGCAGAGGTTTTCACACCCGCGACAAATCAGCAGCCAGAAAATAACACAGGTAAAGATTTAGCTAGCCAGAGTCTAGAATCTCACTCCAAGTTAACCGAGCTGAAGCTGCCGCCAGATTCTGAGTCTATTGTTGTAGGTGTTTTTCCAGCTAAGTCAGCAGCAAAAGCGACATCAGAGGTAATAGTGCCTACCTTAACAACGTCTACAACGGCACAAATACCTCAGACAACCCCAGATCCAGCAATTCAACAGCCCAATTCCCCTCCAGAGATTTCACCCCCAACAACTGAGCAACAAACGCCTTCCCCAACACCAGAGACAACCCCTCCAGAGATTTCACCCCCAACAACTGAACAACAAACGCCTTCCCCAACACCAGAGACAACCCCTCCAGAGATTTCACCCCCAACAACTGAACAACAAACGCCTGCCCCAACACCAGAGACAACCCCACCTCAAAACAATTTAAACTCTCCAAACGCCACCCCAGAAACGAATGAACCCCGTGTGTTGGTGTCGGAAGTCGTAGTTACACCTCAGACAGGGCAACTATCACCGGAACTAGAAAACCAAGTTTACCGAGTAATTCGTACTCAACCAGGACGAACCACAACCCGCTCCCAGTTGCAAGAAGATATTAATGCCATATTTGGTACTGGCTTCTTCTCCAACGTCCAGGCAGTACCAGAAGATACTCCCTTGGGAGTGCGAGTCAGTTTTATTGTGCAGCCGAACCCAGTTTTAACGAGGGTGGAAGTACAAGCCAATCCTGGCACTGGTGTTGCTTCCGTACTGCCTGCGGGAACTACTGATGAAGTGTTCCGCGAACAGTATGGTAAAATACTAAACTTGCGTGATTTACAAGAGGGTATCAAGCAGCTAACTAAGCGTTATCAAGACCAAGGTTATGTGTTAGCAAACGTGATTGGGGCACCGCAAGTCACCCAAAACGGAGTTGTTACTTTGCAAGTAGCAGAAGGCGTAGTAGAGAACGTTAAAGTCAGGTTCCGTAATAAGGAAGGTCAGGAGACAGACGAAAAAGGACAACCAATTCGGGGTCGGACACAGGAGTATATCATCAAACGGGAAGTGGAATTAAAGCCGGGACAAGTATTTAACCGCAACACTGTGCAAAGAGACTTACAGCGGGTATATGGACTGGGATTATTTGAAGATGTGAATGTCTCTCTTGACCCAGGTACAGACCCCAGTAAGGTGGACGTGGTGGTGAATGTGGCAGAACGCAGCAGCGGTTCTATTGCTGCTGGGGCTGGGATTAGTTCTGCTAGTGGGTTGTTTGGTACAGTGAGCTATCAGCAGCAAAACTTGAACGGCAGAAACCAAAAACTCGGTGCAGAGTTACAAGTAGGACAGCGAGAACTGCTGTTTGATCTACGGTTCACCGACCCCTGGATTGCAGGAGATCCCTACCGAACTTCCTACACAACTAATCTTTTCCGCCGTAGTTCGATTTCGTTGATTTTTGACGGTCAAGATGATAACGATATTAGAACCTTTGACTCACGCAATATCACTAATGAAGACGCTCAAGACCGTCCCCGTGTGCTGCGTCTAGGTGGCGGTGTTACTTTTACTCGTCCCCTTTCCGGTAATCCTTATGAAAGATCGGAATGGACAGCTTCAGCAGGGTTGCAGTATCAACGAGTGTCTACACGCGATGGCGATGGCAAGATCAAAAAAGAAGGAGCATTATTTAATGATGAGGGACAAGCTCTTGGCAGTGATGGAAAACCCATCCCAAACCCACAAGAAACCCCAGAGCTAATCCAAACAGTGCCACTGAGTTTGTCAGATGAAGGACAAGACGATTTACTGCTATTGCAATTGGGCGCACAACGCGATCGCCGTAATAATCCTTTACAACCCACCAGCGGTTCTTACCTCCGCTTCGGCGTGGATCAGTCAGTCCCCATAGGGCTAGGTAGTATTTTACTCACAAGATTACGGGGTAGCTACAGCCAATATTTACCCGTTAACTTTCTGAGCCTGACTAAAGGGCCACAAACCCTGGCATTTAACTTGCAAGGGGGGACTATCCTTGGTGACTTACCTCCTTACGAAGCCTTTACCCTTGGTGGTAGTAACTCTGTTCGGGGTTATGAAGAAGGTGGATTAAGCAGTGGACGCAGTTATGTGCAAGCATCCGTTGAGTACCGTTTCCCAGTTTTCTCAGTTGTCAGCGGCGCACTATTTTTTGATGTCGGCAGTGATCTAGGAACCACCACTAGGGCAGCTGAAGTGCTAAACAAAAATGGCACCGGCTACGGCTATGGTGTTGGTGTACGCGTGCAATCTCCACTAGGCCCAATTCGCATCGACTATGGTCTCAGCGACGACGGTGATAGCCGGATCAACTTTGGTATTGGTGAAAGGTTTTAA
- a CDS encoding phosphoribosylaminoimidazolesuccinocarboxamide synthase, with the protein MSVHSKLYEGKAKILYTTDDPEVLLADFKDDATAFNAQKRGSIHGKGQINCSISSHLFKQLEANGIKTHYIDSPAPNQMRVKSVKILPLEVVVRNIAAGSLSQQTGLPVGTVLQQPLVEFYYKNDQLGDPLLTRDRLLLLELATAEQVDAITNLALEINKFLSDFWRQCGITLVDFKLEFGLDSQQQILLADEISPDTCRLWNTAEADPDRRVMDKDRFRRDLGNVEDAYQEVLQRVLQVVESKN; encoded by the coding sequence ATGTCTGTTCATTCCAAGTTATACGAAGGCAAAGCGAAAATTCTTTATACAACGGACGATCCGGAAGTCTTGTTAGCTGACTTTAAAGATGATGCCACTGCCTTTAATGCCCAAAAGCGCGGCAGTATTCACGGCAAAGGACAAATTAATTGTAGCATTTCCAGCCATTTGTTTAAACAATTGGAAGCTAATGGTATAAAAACTCACTATATTGATAGTCCAGCCCCAAATCAAATGCGGGTGAAGTCAGTCAAGATTTTGCCTTTAGAAGTAGTGGTGAGAAACATTGCTGCTGGTAGTCTGTCTCAACAAACAGGCTTACCAGTGGGTACAGTTTTGCAACAGCCTTTGGTAGAGTTTTATTACAAAAATGACCAATTGGGAGATCCACTATTAACACGCGATCGCTTGCTGTTGCTCGAACTAGCTACTGCGGAACAAGTAGATGCCATTACCAATCTAGCATTGGAAATCAACAAATTTCTCAGTGACTTTTGGCGGCAATGTGGCATTACTCTAGTAGACTTCAAACTAGAATTTGGTTTGGATTCACAACAGCAAATTCTCTTGGCAGATGAAATTAGCCCCGACACCTGCCGTTTGTGGAACACAGCAGAAGCAGACCCAGACCGTCGGGTAATGGATAAAGACCGCTTCCGCCGAGACCTAGGGAATGTAGAAGATGCTTACCAGGAGGTTTTACAACGAGTACTACAAGTAGTAGAAAGTAAAAATTAA
- a CDS encoding GAF domain-containing protein codes for MTLPNPGSVLATLTELTQVNRTHGLLSRVKDLPVNEFICLLDFITAEFQQFLRAIDLINNEALETMLEQVLEAITLKIGQILQAEHTAIFLLDYDKGQLWSKVPQDNNQKFLEIRIPITAGIPGHVASTGKYLNISDISIHPLFSPDLEKQLGYKIHNLLCMPVVSSKNQTVAVVQLANKAGNIPFNNDDEERFRDFASSIGIILESCQSFYVAARNQRGAVALLRATQTLGQSLDLEATLQIVMEQARILMQADRSTLFLYRKEMGELWTKVAAADGTNMIEIRIPANRGIAGYVASTGTALNITDAYKDPRFDSSTDRKTGYLTRNILCLPVFNSVNELVGVTQLINKQQGSFTSSDEEFMRAFNIQAGIALENARLFENVLIEKQYQKDILQSLSDAVISTDMAGRIVTINDAALALLGCPLGEVNTKSNKLLWEQQLIGRLVWEVVPIENLQMRLQDSLKTGAKHYVPEQNLTVGLYQVRSEELGVISSSSPSSPSSPSSPSSPPLPTQELILAVQIPTNPDIFVPWNLSVTPQSEFLTSSQVQQLERSINLTVNPLTNPEGGVRGGLVVLEDISQQKRMKNTMYRYLTPHVAEQVMVLGEDALMVSERKEVTILFSDIRGYTTLTENLGAAEVVLLLNQYFETMVEAVFNCEGTLDKFMGDALMAVFGAPLPLTENHAWRAVQSALDMRCRLEEFNQRRIIRSQPQIHIGIGISSGEVVSGNIGSHKRMDYTVIGDSVNLSSRLEGVTKEYGCDIILSESTYQLCSDLIWVRQLDKIRVKGKHQAVNLYELISDRITPLDANTQEFLYHYHAGRAAYLSRDFGQAIACFEAAQNIRPTDQAVNIQLERTHTYRQTPPPDSWDGAWTMIAK; via the coding sequence ATGACTCTTCCCAATCCTGGTAGCGTCTTGGCTACATTAACTGAACTGACTCAAGTCAATCGCACCCACGGCTTGCTATCTCGTGTCAAAGACTTACCTGTTAATGAATTTATTTGCTTACTTGACTTTATTACTGCTGAATTCCAGCAATTTCTGAGAGCAATTGATTTAATTAATAATGAAGCTCTAGAAACAATGTTAGAGCAAGTGTTAGAAGCAATTACACTCAAAATTGGTCAAATTCTCCAAGCAGAACACACAGCAATTTTTTTATTAGACTATGATAAAGGGCAACTTTGGTCAAAAGTGCCTCAAGATAACAATCAAAAATTTTTAGAAATTCGCATTCCGATCACAGCTGGAATTCCAGGACATGTTGCTAGTACAGGCAAATATTTAAATATATCTGATATTTCCATACATCCCCTATTTAGCCCAGATTTAGAAAAACAATTGGGCTACAAAATACATAATCTTTTATGTATGCCTGTTGTGAGTAGTAAAAATCAGACTGTAGCAGTCGTTCAACTGGCAAATAAAGCTGGAAATATTCCATTTAACAATGATGATGAAGAACGTTTTAGAGACTTTGCCTCTTCTATTGGAATTATTCTAGAAAGCTGCCAATCTTTCTATGTAGCAGCTCGCAATCAGCGTGGTGCAGTAGCTCTGTTGCGGGCAACCCAGACACTAGGGCAAAGTTTAGATTTAGAAGCAACTTTGCAAATAGTTATGGAACAAGCCCGAATCTTAATGCAAGCAGACCGCAGTACGCTGTTTTTGTATCGTAAAGAAATGGGCGAACTCTGGACAAAGGTAGCAGCAGCAGATGGTACAAACATGATAGAAATCCGCATCCCAGCCAACCGTGGCATTGCTGGCTATGTGGCATCTACAGGTACAGCGCTGAATATTACTGATGCCTATAAAGACCCACGTTTTGATTCCAGTACAGATCGAAAAACCGGATATTTAACCCGTAATATATTGTGTTTACCAGTGTTTAATTCGGTAAATGAATTAGTTGGAGTTACACAGTTAATTAATAAGCAACAAGGTAGTTTTACTAGTTCTGATGAAGAATTTATGCGTGCTTTTAATATTCAAGCAGGAATAGCTCTAGAAAATGCACGTCTATTTGAAAATGTGCTAATAGAAAAACAATATCAAAAAGACATTTTGCAAAGTCTGTCAGATGCAGTAATATCTACAGATATGGCAGGTCGAATTGTCACAATTAATGATGCAGCATTAGCATTACTAGGATGTCCATTGGGTGAAGTGAACACCAAAAGTAACAAGCTTTTATGGGAACAACAATTAATAGGTCGCTTAGTTTGGGAGGTTGTGCCTATTGAAAATTTACAAATGCGCTTGCAAGATAGTTTAAAAACTGGGGCAAAGCATTATGTGCCAGAGCAAAATTTGACGGTGGGACTTTATCAAGTTAGGAGTGAGGAGTTAGGAGTTATTTCTTCCTCATCTCCCTCATCTCCCTCATCTCCCTCATCCCCCTCATCTCCCCCACTCCCTACTCAGGAGTTAATTTTAGCGGTGCAAATTCCCACCAATCCAGATATTTTCGTTCCTTGGAATCTCTCTGTAACTCCGCAGTCTGAGTTTCTTACCTCTAGTCAAGTGCAACAATTAGAACGCAGTATTAATCTGACCGTTAATCCCTTGACGAACCCAGAAGGTGGGGTGCGGGGCGGTTTGGTGGTTTTAGAAGACATCAGTCAGCAAAAACGTATGAAAAACACCATGTACCGCTACCTAACTCCCCATGTTGCCGAGCAAGTTATGGTGCTAGGCGAGGATGCCTTGATGGTTAGTGAACGTAAGGAAGTGACTATTTTGTTTTCTGATATCCGAGGCTACACAACACTTACAGAAAATCTCGGTGCGGCTGAGGTAGTTTTACTGCTAAATCAGTATTTTGAAACGATGGTGGAGGCAGTTTTTAACTGTGAAGGCACGCTGGATAAGTTTATGGGTGATGCCTTAATGGCTGTGTTTGGTGCGCCGCTACCACTTACAGAAAATCATGCTTGGAGGGCGGTGCAGTCAGCATTGGATATGCGGTGCCGTCTGGAGGAGTTTAACCAACGCCGGATTATTCGCTCCCAGCCTCAAATCCATATAGGTATTGGCATTAGTTCTGGAGAAGTGGTTTCAGGCAATATTGGTTCCCACAAACGTATGGATTACACTGTCATTGGAGATAGTGTAAATTTAAGTTCTCGTTTGGAAGGAGTTACCAAAGAATACGGTTGCGATATTATTTTAAGTGAGTCTACTTACCAACTTTGCAGCGATTTGATTTGGGTGCGTCAATTAGATAAAATCCGGGTTAAGGGTAAACATCAAGCAGTAAATCTCTATGAGTTGATAAGCGATCGCATCACTCCTCTAGACGCTAACACTCAAGAGTTTTTATACCATTACCATGCCGGACGCGCTGCTTATTTATCCCGTGATTTTGGACAAGCGATCGCTTGTTTTGAAGCTGCCCAAAATATTCGACCCACAGATCAAGCCGTCAACATACAATTAGAACGTACTCATACTTACCGGCAAACACCTCCTCCAGACTCTTGGGATGGTGCTTGGACAATGATTGCCAAATAG
- a CDS encoding LEVG family PEP-CTERM protein, whose translation MPKFKVISRLIAASTISIGFLSIASTAHAVNLTPQEEGEIKLTNLECLNSISGLIPKCLDTSSGKYGYTVTSLNFDPQFSASRLFADKRNTPNDYSQFGLQFLAQDAGTNTALDIVWLRPVAYSPDVEKKDSPKSSTTKQTIDAPPGASIGTVTVTAPTTTVTTTAADGKKTIKNITVETTTVTKQTKVKGVTKLIQEISTKTITQTTTITPGKPAEKGQLEVGKFQFDFKNPLSGIRFNFFDIEDSNYSGILSYTNSQGKTISIKELLTGKEDGNVQSPILNDVQSFVVQLGNPGFKYGYDDTLFNTGDGVNLQIETVPEPATMAGLGALAMLGIMSRRQRKNKTA comes from the coding sequence ATGCCAAAATTCAAGGTTATATCTAGGCTGATAGCAGCATCTACAATTAGCATTGGCTTCTTATCTATTGCATCTACTGCTCATGCCGTCAATTTAACTCCTCAAGAAGAAGGAGAAATTAAACTCACAAATCTGGAATGTCTGAATAGTATCAGCGGTCTAATCCCCAAATGTCTAGATACCAGTTCGGGTAAATACGGTTACACAGTCACCAGTTTGAATTTCGATCCACAATTTTCAGCTAGCCGCTTGTTTGCGGATAAAAGGAATACTCCAAACGATTACTCACAATTTGGACTTCAGTTTTTGGCACAGGATGCAGGTACTAATACTGCTTTAGACATTGTTTGGTTGCGTCCAGTAGCCTATAGCCCTGATGTCGAGAAAAAAGACTCGCCTAAGTCTAGTACTACCAAACAGACTATTGATGCTCCCCCAGGAGCTAGCATTGGTACAGTAACGGTGACAGCACCCACTACAACAGTAACAACAACAGCTGCTGATGGTAAAAAAACCATCAAGAACATTACTGTTGAAACAACAACAGTTACCAAGCAAACTAAAGTTAAAGGCGTAACCAAGCTAATACAAGAGATTAGTACTAAGACCATTACTCAAACAACGACAATTACCCCAGGTAAGCCTGCTGAAAAAGGGCAGTTAGAAGTTGGTAAATTCCAATTTGATTTCAAAAATCCATTGTCAGGAATCAGGTTTAATTTCTTTGATATTGAAGACTCGAATTACTCAGGAATTTTGAGTTACACCAATAGTCAGGGCAAAACTATTTCAATTAAGGAATTGCTTACTGGCAAAGAAGATGGTAATGTACAGTCACCGATTCTCAATGATGTGCAATCGTTTGTAGTTCAACTGGGTAATCCTGGTTTTAAATACGGCTACGACGATACCCTGTTTAATACTGGTGATGGTGTGAATTTACAAATAGAAACTGTTCCCGAACCTGCTACTATGGCTGGTTTGGGTGCTTTGGCTATGCTAGGTATAATGAGCAGACGCCAACGCAAAAATAAAACTGCATAA